The following coding sequences lie in one Phalacrocorax carbo chromosome 3, bPhaCar2.1, whole genome shotgun sequence genomic window:
- the ADGRF5 gene encoding adhesion G protein-coupled receptor F5, translating into MPSLITAGLQCLYLLVTACCQTSQDSNFDPLIQHVLDSALGEESFQSEMQRQKRNMLTFDLPPLEYTVDIEVSLMDSSFLEPIKEYFKNLMLPVSTNISNVEMTVSNINVTTVCLSNGENNSCCSCENGYAWPSAVCSDLIPCPSVSLAPDMPCGYMKEMPFYGPYCEPQAEDPCGMGEPIVMTMSVRLDTDFSDDLNDTSSELYKKYKADLEKAFNASYRCLPGFVSATVIGFRPGSVLVNYQVKAGTASFDQIANSNKNVPLYLNALYQLNQDTFITEITDQTNFTVSPVDIFEGLTVSLNCEINAALENVTWYHFDRIISVRFPYSVERRVSRSTSKSTLRIFNITTKDSGSYSCIFTKRNQSHTLIYKATKTIAVSPIHFTTNVNDVYVTCNSPEMQTNGLLLSCCIDRHLPSLTGDWKVNGAIYITGVSSFSENCTEYKLNINESLCPPEKSGTVTTYTCELQTGHGARYSQNISVTYLRRAHVTITSSINSSVSEGYEFNLTCESDVSNYDSISWKIQSGNNTKTVDCVACIKNSKFPATSVLRVETATQDWSGTYICTFSQKYLESSANVTVDIIPLPLKQDILIDPIVAPIQCKVQQALECCISANTMEDYTVRFVVHQNEFHVGKKRKGNLFCYMYNYTERECSKEELMAYCKFINRIGQKVNSRSIRLHPIPGREVSCSDSFGIGIEGAVLIKPCRELNNPDNFTQGKKIYKCSNKSWKLERNDCLSVPISNLLTSAKSLVNSPEAKANLPNYLAELKEKTEKEQSTIDNSPANLGAIVTILHTVSSIPANAEEPTIKNFLSTVDFIVADSTTAVWEDLNKEEEQKSSLLLRSVENFSLHLQPVNNTIPSVSVNTLQLQGIVVTENITTDYNKSFQSTENLTVNVLIGEMEIQTLTPNSTIVSVMYSKLGRILPQNKTGYVNGLLVTTTVSSNRSEQFDVNMTFAKKNLSLKKPHCVFWNFTLNHSGGWDTYGCTPTEIEDHVICSCNHLTSFSILMSPDISSQTIIEDYITYIGLAISILSLVACIIVESLVWKYVTNNTTSYMRHVCILNIAISLLTADIWFIVTASINDQNQQMSRGICFVATFFIHLFYLCVFFWMLSLGLMLFYRLVFIFHNTSKTAQKAVAFWLGYGCPFVIAVITIAVTLPRNNYTRKDVCWLNWKDSKALLAFIIPALIIVAMNLFITAVVIIKILRPTIGDRSNRQERNSLVQIGKSVAILTPLLGLTWGFGLATVIKKSHRAFHILFALLNALQGLFILVFGTLWDKKIQEALLKRNSTSKWSSQQTKSTSLILVTPMLAMSYPFSRTFNNLRGKTGKYRVSSSEPSTSSSENTSKSYSLLN; encoded by the exons TGTA CTTGACAGTGCGCTAGGAGAGGAAAGCTTCCAGTCAGAGATGCAAAGGCAGAAGCGAAACA tgctTACTTTTGACCTGCCCCCTCTGGAGTACACTGTTGACATTGAAGTAAGCCTTATGGATTCATCTTTTCTGGAGCCAATCAAAGAGTATTTCAAAAACCTTATGCTTCCAGTTtcaacaaatatttcaaatgtagAAATGACAGTTTCAAACATCAACGTTACAACAG TCTGCCTGTCCAATGGTGAGAACAATAGCTGTTGTTCCTGTGAAAATGGATATGCCTGGCCAAGTGCGGTGTGCAGTGACTTGATACCCTGCCCTTCTGTCAGCCTAGCACCTGACATGCCCTGTGGCTACATGAAGGAGATGCCTTTCTACGGGCCTTACTGTGAGCCTCAGGCTGAAG ACCCATGTGGTATGGGAGAGCCCATTGTAATGACTATGTCAGTGAGGCTCGACACAGACTTTTCGGATGATCTCAATGATACTTCTTCTGAATTATACAAAAAGTACAAAGCTGACCTTGAAAAAGCG TTTAATGCTAGCTACAGATGTTTACCAGGCTTTGTATCAGCAACGGTAATTGGTTTCAG GCCTGGAAGTGTCTTAGTGAACTACCAAGTAAAAGCAGGAACAGCAAGCTTTGATCAGATAGCAAATTCCAACAAAAATGTACCACTATATCTAAATGCATTGTACCAGCTAAACCAAGATACCTTTATCACAGAAATAACTG ATCAGACAAACTTCACTGTAAGCCCTGTAGACATTTTTGAAGGGCTTACAGTAAGTCTGAATTGTGAGATAAATGCAGCATTAGAGAATGTGACCTGGTATCACTTTGATCGGATCATCTCAGTCAGGTTCCCGTATTCAGTGGAGAGAAGAGTTTCAAGGAGTACCTCAAAGTCGACTCTTAGAATTTTCAACATTACAACGAAGGATTCTG GTTCCTACAGTTGTATTTTCACAAAGAGGAATCAGTCTCACACACTGATATACAAGGCCACAAAAACAATAGCAGTCTCTCCGATACACTTCACTACAAACGTAAATGATGTCTATGTTACATGCAACAGTCCTGAAATGCAGACAAATGGTCTTCTGCTGTCCTGTTGTATTGACAGACACTTACCGTCACTTACTGGTGACTGGAAAGTAAATGGAGCAATCTATATTACag GAGTCTCCagtttcagtgaaaactgcaCTGAATACAAGCTCAACATCAATGAATCACTATGCCCACCTGAGAAGTCAGGTACAGTGACGACATATACATGTGAGCTGCAGACTGGACATGGTGCCAGGTACAGTCAAAACATCAGTGTGACGTACCTCCGGAGAG CCCATGTAACAATAACTTCAAGCATAAACTCATCAGTTTCCGAGGGATATGAATTCAATCTAACATGTGAAAGTGATGTGAGCAATTATGACAGTATCAGTTGGAAAATCCAGTCTGGAAATAACACAAAAACTGTAGACTGTGTCGCATGCATCAAAAATAGCAAATTTCCAGCCACATCTGTGCTAAGAGTGGAGACTGCCACACAGGACTGGAGCG GCACCTACATCTGCACATTCTCCCAGAAGTACTTGGAGAGTTCTGCCAATGTGACAGTAGACATTATTCCATTGCCTCTGAAGCAGGACATCCTGATAGACCCCATTGTAGCACCTATACAGTGCAAAGTGCAACAAGCCCTTGAGTGCTGCATAAGTGCTAACACCATGGAAGATTACACTGTTAGATTCGTGGTTCACCAAAACGAATTCCATGTTG ggaaaaagagaaaaggaaatttgtTTTGCTACATGTACAATTACACAGAAAGAGAATGCAGCAAAGAAGAGCTCATGGCATATTGCAAGTTTATTAACCGCATTGGACAGAAAGTCAACAGTCGTAGTATAAGACTGCACCCAATACCTG GTAGGGAAGTCTCCTGCTCAGACAGTTTTGGCATTGGAATAGAAGGGGCTGTATTAATAAAGCCATGTCGTGAGTTAAATAACCCAGATAATTTTACCCAAGGCAAAAAAATTTACAAGTGCTCCAACAAATCATGGAAGCTTGAAAGAAATGACTGCCTGTCTGTACCAATAAGCAACCTGCTGACTAGTGCCAAG TCCTTGGTCAACAGTCCTGAGGCAAAAGCAAACCTACCTAACTACCTTGCAGAACttaaggaaaagacagaaaaggagcaAAGCACAATAGACAATTCTCCTGCAAACCTAGGCGCAATCGTTACCATCCTGCATACGGTCTCCTCTATCCCAGCAAATGCAGAGGAGCCCACTATTAAA AATTTCCTCTCCACAGTGGACTTTATTGTTGCTGATTCCACAACTGCAGTTTGGGAGGACCTGAATaaagaggaggaacaaaaaAGTTCTTTGTTACTGCGTTCAGTAGAAAATTTTTCCCTGCACCTCCAACCAGTTAATAATACCATTCCTTCTGTCTCTGTAAACACTCTTCAGCTACAAGGTATAGTTGTCACAGAAAATATCACCACAGACTATAATAAGAGCTTCCAGAGTACAGAAAACCTCACAGTTAACGTGCTTATTGGTGAAATGGAAATTCAGACTCTAACCCCAAATTCAACCATTGTCAGTGTGATGTACTCAAAACTTGGACGTATTTTGCCCCAGAACAAGACTGGGTATGTGAATGGCTTACTGGTAACAACAACTGTTAGCAGCAACAGAAGCGAGCAGTTTGATGTTAATATGacctttgcaaagaaaaacttGTCTCTAAAGAAGCCCCACTGTGTCTTTTGGAACTTCACACTCAATCATAGCGGGGGATGGGATACTTATGGTTGCACACCCACAGAGATAGAAGATCATGTCATTTGCTCCTGCAATCACTTGACATCATTCTCCATTCTGATGTCACCTGATATATCCTCCCAGACAATCATTGAAGATTATATTACCTACATTGGCCTGGCCATTTCAATCTTGAGTTTGGTGGCCTGCATTATAGTTGAATCCTTAGTCTGGAAATATGTGACAAACAACACAACCTCCTACATGCGCCATGTCTGTATACTCAACATAGCTATATCACTCCTGACTGCTGACATTTGGTTCATTGTCACTGCCTCCATCAATGACCAAAACCAACAGATGAGCAGAGGTATCTGTTTTGTGGCCACCTTCTTCATCCATTTATTCTACCTGTGTGTCTTCTTCTGGATGCTCAGCCTGGGCCTCATGCTTTTCTACAGACTGGTCTTCATCTTCCATAACACAAGCAAGACTGCTCAGAAAGCAGTGGCATTCTGGCTGGGCTATGGGTGCCCCTTTGTCATTGCAGTCATCACCATTGCTGTCACACTGCCAAGGAACAATTACACCAGAAAGGATGTCTGCTGGCTCAACTGGAAGGACAGCAAAGCTCTCTTGGCCTTCATCATACCTGCCCTGATCATTGTGGCCATGAATTTGTTCATCACTGCAGTtgttataataaaaatactgaggCCAACTATTGGGGATAGGTCAAACAGGCAGGAGAGGAACTCTTTGGTTCAAATTGGCAAAAGCGTGGCTATCTTGACACCACTGTTAGGCCTCACCTGGGGATTTGGCCTTGCCACTGTCATCAAAAAAAGCCATCGAGCTTTCCACATCCTCTTTGCTCTGCTCAATGCTCTGCAG GGTTTATTCATCCTGGTGTTTGGGACTCTTTGGGACAAGAAG ATACAAGAAGCCCTGCTGAAGAGGAATTCAACATCCAAATGGAGTTCGCAGCAAACAAAG TCAACCTCTCTGATCCTGGTGACTCCAATGCTTGCTATGAGCTATCCATTTTCAAGAACCTTTAACAACTTACGTGGGAAAACAG gaaaatACAGAGTGTCATCTTCAGAGCCATCCACCTCTTCCTCTGAAAACACTTCCAAGTCATATTCTTTGCTTAACTGA